The following coding sequences lie in one Arachis ipaensis cultivar K30076 chromosome B05, Araip1.1, whole genome shotgun sequence genomic window:
- the LOC110271861 gene encoding uncharacterized protein LOC110271861, producing the protein MDRLVTFVYHHMGALKRGGDGNVIYDEGLVTEIHRVNVETCNLFFVEGLFLYLGYPGYNEVYWLEPDLDLGKGLRVLMTDAEVMRMCESAMKNDNTVHLYFDHPIDINPEIIDEEVVSDGSSDSVVEVNPASDNVNEANEKENKGVNETSGEVNELNMALSVVVKETVNEVVNEATVDVNESNKGESGAMNEAVNDENEDKDTKGASAPEKGVKKVRKRHPRPPPSGLSRERRAAQNEQPESDLGEAKAVNESTYETNADDVNDPNEGSDFGEPVANELRPEEPESENATGKFVVFFFLLEVM; encoded by the exons ATGGATCGTCTAGTTACGTTTGTTTATCATCACATGGGCGCCTTGAAAAGGGGTGGGGACGGTAATGTGATATACGATGAGGGTTTAGTAACTGAGATACACAGGGTGAATGTGGAGACatgcaatttattttttgttgagggcttattTCTATACTTGGGTTACCCTGGATACAATGAGGTGTACTGGCTAGAACCTGATTTAGACTTAGGTAAGGGTCTTAGAGTGCTTATGACGGATGCTGAAGTGATGAGGATGTGTGAGAGTGCGATGAAGAATGACAACACTGTCCACCTATATTTTGATCACCCCATTGATATCAACCCTGAGATCATTGATGAAGAAGTCGTGTCTGATGGTAGCAGTGATAGTGTGGTTGAAGTCAATCCAGCTAGTGATAATGTGAACGAG GCTAATGAGAAGGAGAATAAAGGTGTGAATGAGACCAGTGGTGAGGTTAATGAATTGAATATGGCTTTGAGTGTTGTTGTGAAGGAGACTGTGAATGAGGTTGTAAATGAGGCCACTGTTGATGTTAACGAGTCGAACAAAGGTGAGAGTGGTGCTATGAACGAAGCTGTGAATGACGAGAATGAGGACAAAGACACTAAAGGAGCATCAGCTCCAGAGAAGGGTGTTAAGAAAGTTAGAAAGAGGCATCCAAGACCACCACCTAGTGGTTTATCCCGAGAGAGAAGAGCTGCCCAAAATGAACAACCTGAGAGTGATCTTGGAGAAGCTAAAGCGGTAAATGAATCCACATACGAGACCAATGCTGATGATGTTAATGATCCGAATGAAGGTTCTGATTTTGGAGAACCAGTTGCGAATGAGTTGAGGCCAGAGGAACCTGAGAGTGAAAATGCGACAGGTAAAttcgttgtttttttttttttgttagaggTTATGTGA